The genome window CCGGTGTCCTGGCGGAACTGGTGCATGGACTGCAGGTCGATGATGTAGGGCGCCAGGCGGCTGTCGGCCTGGCCCAGCACCACGCTGCCGCCCGCCCGCGGCCCGGCGCGGGCCACCGCCTCGATGTGGTGGCTGACGGCGGGGCTGTAGGGCCGCCAGCGCCCGTGCTCGTTCAGCCATTCCCACACCACCACGGCCGAGGCCAGCAGCATGGCcacccccgccccgcggccaaCGCCGCCGCCCGCATGCTCGGCGCACGCTctgcccgccccgccccgcgggaGGGACCGGGCCCGCCGGCCTCGGGGGGCGGCCCCACGCCCCCAGCGCCCCCACAGCCCCGTCCTgcgcccctgggacccccccagcgcccccacAGCCCCGTCCTgcaccccgggaccccccccagtgcccccacaCCCCTGTCCTgcgcccctgggacccccctagTGCCCCCACACCCCTATCATGTATCCCTGGGACCACCCCGGTGCCCCCACACCCCTATCCtgcacccctgggaccccccccagtgccccccctcccatcctgcacccctggAACCCACCAGTGCACCCACACCCCTATCCTGCAACACTGGGACCCACCTCAGTGCCCCTACGCCCCCATCCTgcgcccctgggaccccccccagtgccctcacACCCCCATCCTATatccctaggacccccccagggaccccacacccccatcctgcacccctggggccccccccagcgcccccacacccccatcctgcacccctgggacctccccagtgcctccacACCCCTGCCCCCTCCTAGTGCCCTCCACACTTCTAACCAGACCACAGCCTGGGTCCCGCAGGGTGGCCCTGGCCTGTGCCCCCATGCTCAGACACacaaatctcatttttcttgAATATTAAATGAAACACCCATCATTGCCCACAAAAATTGTATCCACGACCCATGTCGTGggtttcccagcagcagcaaatccTGATCCATGGTCCATTTCAGCCCAGAGGGTGGCTCATCCCGGGGACCCAGGGACCCAcagtgctgctgcagaacaTCACCCAGCTCCTCTTGTGACAACCTGCTTCCCAGGCACTGTGAAGCCCAAGCATCCACCAGTGGCACTTGCAGTGAGGAACTATCAGGCAAGATCTagacagagggggaaaaaaagaagggaagggaaaaaaaagggggaagaagaaCCAAGTGGGAGCCAGCTGCGAGTACCATGatgagagaggaggaagcaaaCTACAGAAGTTCAAGCAAATCTCTCCTTCGTCCCACTTGCCCTCAGAGACGAGCAGGGCTATGCTTGAAGTGTGTTTTCTCGCAAGAAGGGAGGGCTCCTGGCCCTTCCCAGGATGGCAGCGcaggagcagagagcagctcctctggtTCTCACTTGATTCTCTGTGGCCGGTGAGTGCAGCCGAGGCCACGGTGGGGAAACCCGGGGAAACCCTTTCCGCTGActcagggaaggaaaagcttttcctgCTATTAAAAAGGAAAGTGTTGGTAAACATTTTCCCACTGCCCCGCCTCAGGAGCAAAAAGTGAGGAGCCAGCGCTGCGATGCTGGCACGGCTCAGCCCCTCCTGGCTCCGGAGCATGGTGGGGGCGAGGGGTGAATTTATTCCCTCCCAGCACCGAGCACCAATGCCAGCATCCAAGTACAGGCATGCCCAGGTCTAGGGAGCAGCCACGGTTGCCTTAAAACCTTTCCAACTCCACAAAGTGTGCCCAACCCAACCACGTGTGAAGcccaaacatttattttttaaattaaacacatCCATAGGTTGGGTTTGGAGGCTCCTTCCCTGCCGCAGTTCAGGAGCGCAgcccctgccccttccctgtTCTCAGCACCACTGCAAATCCTTTCTCTCTTCAGATGGCTTTTGGGTGAGTTTTCAGCTTGCTGGAGGCCATTCGAGGTCCACAGAGGCGCTGGTCACGCAGGTACAGCTGTCTTCCCTTCAAGCTCTTGATTTCTGTCTCCAAAATCAACAGTTTCAGCCACCTCCAGCCACCAGGATCAACTGAACTTCAGCCTGTGGCAATGCAGGTCCGAAGGGTCTCCTTTGAGAGGGAGCTCAGCTGTTGGATGCCCCTGTTCTTGACAAATCCATTTCATAGTGATTCCcttcagagctgcagctgaaaaGTACTAAAACCCAGCAGGCTCAGACGTCACCAGCCCTCTGCTGCAAGGTGCGGGCTTGTTCTCAGGGAATCCTTTACACCTGGAGCCTCTCGCTCTGCCAGCCCACAGAGGTGTGAGTTAGgctttgtttttcatgttgtttctGCTGATTGTGGCCATTTCAAAGCATTGCAGGCACTTCGCAAACAGACGCACCCCGCGCCTCTGGCAAGGAAGGAATAAGAAAGGTTGCAAAGGCGGCTATTGGCGctgctgggtgcagcccagggaaCCCCCTGGAGCAACAACCATCATCCCCCTTCCATCCCCGGTGCTGCATCAGCTCTCAGAGTGTGATTGCAGCAGGCTGTGCTTGGCTTGCTGCTCCGCCAGCAGCTGATCTGGAAAGATCGAGTTGCGCAGGGGCTGGGGCCAGCTCCCCCGGGAGGTGAAGGGCACCTCGTACCGTGGCTACTGCGGCAGGAGAACAGGGGGCTGTTCCCACCCGCACGCATCTCAAGGTTCAGAGATGGAGATGTGGCGTTTGGGATGTATGTACCTGCCTTCAGGATGGCGAGGGGCAGTGGGTGCGCGAGGGGGCGAGCAGCCAGCCGCTGCTGAGCATGAGGGTGCGCAGGGAGAACAGCAAGAGGCTTCAAGCACACAAAGCAGAGAAGACTGGGACAAACACTGGCTGGGAAAGGGGCTCATTTTGACTAATCCTGAAAAAAGTAAAGGCCAGCAATCATTATTCCCAAGTGCAGGGAAGCAGAAACATCGCGAATAATCCGGTCTGAGCTGCAAAGCTGAGGTCAGGCAATGAGCGGTGATGCAGAAGGTGCACGCTCTTCCTCTTAGGCATCTCCCTCAAAAACACGGCCGGCACCGAATCCCCTCAGCCCGAGGGACAGCCCTGCAGGCAGAGCCCCACTTACCCTgacatggccagcagggtgggtgctggggcCCTGCCTCAGCATCACCATTTGTCCTCCTGTGCTGCCCAAGGCGCCCACGCAGCCGCCTCTGATGCTGGGCAGGCACTGAGCCTGGTGCCACTGCCACCCACCACAACAAAGCTGCTTTGTGCAGGGCTGGCCAGGCACAGCCCCCGCCTCCTCCTcacccagtgcccccagcaACCCCTTGCGCTGCTTTCCCTCTCGTGGGTCAGGGACAAAAGAAGGGCCACACCAGGATGGGGCACAACTCCAGTGACCCCCCTACGTCCTCATCCTCCCACCACCTCCATACCCTtcaaccccagctccttcatcttcctcccagcaggtcccctctcccccagatctctccccctgcagcccccaacCAACCCTTCCCCAAGGTGGGAACGGGGCAGCCCAGGGTCTCCGGGAAGGCTGAGCCTCACTGTCCCACCTGCCCCAAGAAGTCACATCATCCTGGCTGATCTCCCAGCCCTTTTATTCACTCGGCAGCCACCACATCTATTCAGCAAGAAAATCACGGCTTGGGCAGCTGTGCAATCTTGCACGGCCTTCCCCTTCACAGGGCAAGCAATGTGGCTGGAGCCGTGCTGCCTGTGCCACTTCCAGTCCTAAAATAACCCCTGGAGGCACAAACCTCCTTGCAGAGGGTCTTCTGAATCACAGCCTCCAGTTAAAGGATTCTCTCCATTACCTCATCTGAGCAGTTAAGAAATCCCCCTGACAACTCCCTCCCCCccgctgcaaaaaaaaaaaaaagcccccaagCAGTCAGAGCAGGGATAGAAGACGCAGAATtggagcaggcaggaggagagTCCACGTGAAGGAGGCAAAGCCTTGCATCTCACAGCCAGGGCGCAAGTCCCAAGACTCCCTTCACCAGGCTGCATTCTCTGTCCCTTCACTCCCACCGTGCCTCCACAAGATTCCCGAGGCGGGTTCCATCCCTCAGAGACAGCACTGGCCATGCCGGGTGGTGGCTGGATTGCAAACAGAAGGCTAGCACCCCCGCAGCCGGCAGAGGGTcactgtccccagccctggggggaGTAGCAGAGCTGCTTCCTGGGGGATAATCCCACCCCACTGCAGGCAGAGCCCCAGCCACGCTAGAGGTCACCCCACCTGAGGATTCCTGCTTCTGCCAAGCTGAAGTGTGGCCAGCGCCTGTTTCCCCACAGGGAAAGGGGTACAGCATCGTAAGTGTGGGGGTGAGTGACGCGGTCCCTCCCATCCGCCCCACTCCTGGCACAGCCCCTCCACAGGGGTGGGCCAGCAGGGCCCTGGCTGCCCCCCGGTgggaccccagccctgcagccgcCCTCAAGGGCTGTTGGGCGGGCTGGGGGCTGAGCCGCTGCCCGGGCTGGCCTTGGCGAGTTGCCGCAGGTCCCGCGAGGACCTGAGTGCCCACTGGGCCAGCTCCCGCAGCACTCGCAGGCCACGCAGCTTCCTCTCAAAGAGGCTGACGGGGGGTGGCGGGGGcggctcagctccctcctcactGGGCGGCCCACGGCTCTCCAGCCGCAGCAGCTCCTCGAGGTGGTAGGCGAAGGCTGAAACCTGGAGCAGGACGGCCGCCAGTGCGCGGCCCAGGGTGGTGTCCGCCTCGCCCAGCTGCTCCCgctgctcctccagcatctGGGCCAGCAGCACTCGGAATGCCCGGTACGCCACCAGGTTCTCCAGCAGCCGCTGGGTCCCTGTCTGCTCATCCCAGTGCTCCACTGCGGCCACCGGCACACCCTCCACTGCCGCCATGCTGGCCGAGGCGTCCAGGCCCTGTCGCTCCACCTGCAGGGCGAGATCCGGGGTCAGCGGAGAAATGGGGGACCCCATGCCCCGGCTCCAGTGGCCCCAGAGCAGCCGACCTGAAGGCATCCAGGGTACTGTGTGGCCAGGTGCTCCACGCTCACCCAGATACTCCCTCATTCCACCCCCCATCCCTACTGTGGGCCAGAGCCAGGAGCCTCCCCCAGACCCTGGGAGCGGTGGCCGCCCCGCCAgcagccagagggaactgggaaaaCTCACATAGGTGTCCAGGAGGTTGATGACATCCAAGCGCATCTTCCCAGCCAGGCGGATGCCCCGGCTGCACAGGTCACGATGGCGGAGGGCAGCGGAGGGGCTGTCAGCTGCCGCCATGGCCGGGCAGCAGTCACGGGCACCCAGCTTGCGGCACAGCGCCTGCCCAGCCCGGGGAGGACAATCCCTTGCTGAGCTGGTGCATTCCAGCCGGGAGCTCCACTCACACGTCTGCTGGCCTGGTTCTCCCCCTCTTCCGCGCCTGGGGCCTGGCACGACGCTGCGAATTCCCGCCTCTGGGATCAACAGCGACAGACAGATCATTTCCCTAATTCCCCCACGCTTTGCCACCCCAAGTGCCTTGCCTAAACAGTCTCACCCGGCAGCAGCAGGCTCCCAGCCCCGGCTATGACCCATTTTGCCCTCCCTGCCGCtcagggagagcagcagcacacGCTAATCCCGCCGGCTCCTGCCAGAGTGCGGGAAACCACTGCCGGGAAGAGGAGAGCAAAGCCCGGACATTGCTCAACACCTCAGATGGGGGCCTGAGCAGGGCAGGGCATGTGGGTTCCAGCACAGACAGAGGGGAGCCCCGAGCTGGAGACCAGCACCAGCCACAGCCCCACCACCATCAGCCTTCCCATTCCACTTGGCTGTGCAGGACTGGGTCCTCCAGCTCTAACCCCTCTTCCCAGAGGGATCCTGACCTAAtgtggggctgcaggtgggGATGAGGCCCCAGCCCCCCACCGCAGATGAGCTGCACACACTATGACAAAAACAGCCCTTgcggttggtttggtttgtccTCAGTACGTTTATTTTGGTTACGGATTACCCAGATTAAGAGAAAAGAACAGGAGTTGAAAAGCAGTTTCCCTTCAGCATAATAGTACACTGAGCCCTGTCCCAGCCAGGCCGGAGAGCAGCCCTGGTCCTCAGCCCAAGCCCCAGCACCGATGGTCAACCCAACAGCGTCGTTGCCACGTGGTGGCTACTGCAAAAAGGGCTGATGAGCCCCAGGAGCCCCTGGCTCTGGCTGGCACAGCACCTGGCCCAAACCTGCACCCAGGGCCCCTGGAGAGGGAGGCTCCTGCCTGTAGTGCTGCCCACACCAGGCTGAGTGCCTAAAGCTCTCCAGGGTGcagggggcagggaagggcCCTGTGCCGCCTCTATTCCCTccccaggaggagaaaaaaaataaatacagggaaaaaaatacaaaagaatttATTGCAAACTACTACAATAATTTATTGAAGCAAACTGCATGCGAGTGAAGGAGACATCGAggggaggagctgcaggagggctgTGTCAGTTCTggggttccagaggggagcgtGAAGGGAGCTACACTGGTCTCTCCTGCACAGGGGTTAGCAGGCTGTGGTTAGAGGGGACACAGGCAACCGTCCGagaccaggaaaagaaaaaggagagctACAAGAGGTGTGCATGGAAGGACAAGGCGGGGAGTGGCAGGGATCAGAGGTGTCCAGGCCAGGAAGCAAATGAGCTGCTTAATCCTGCACCCCAGAAATATGGCTGATAACAAGCTCTTTGCTCTGCTCAAGGTGGTTGGGGCAGATGCAGGATGAGGCAGCCTCCCTCACCTCCCAGCCTGGTGCCCAGCACCAGAGGTGAGCAAGCCCTTGACCCAAAAGCAT of Phaenicophaeus curvirostris isolate KB17595 chromosome 5, BPBGC_Pcur_1.0, whole genome shotgun sequence contains these proteins:
- the CNTF gene encoding ciliary neurotrophic factor isoform X2, translating into MAAADSPSAALRHRDLCSRGIRLAGKMRLDVINLLDTYVERQGLDASASMAAVEGVPVAAVEHWDEQTGTQRLLENLVAYRAFRVLLAQMLEEQREQLGEADTTLGRALAAVLLQVSAFAYHLEELLRLESRGPPSEEGAEPPPPPPVSLFERKLRGLRVLRELAQWALRSSRDLRQLAKASPGSGSAPSPPNSP
- the CNTF gene encoding ciliary neurotrophic factor isoform X1; this encodes MICLSLLIPEAGIRSVVPGPRRGRGGEPGQQTCEWSSRLECTSSARDCPPRAGQALCRKLGARDCCPAMAAADSPSAALRHRDLCSRGIRLAGKMRLDVINLLDTYVERQGLDASASMAAVEGVPVAAVEHWDEQTGTQRLLENLVAYRAFRVLLAQMLEEQREQLGEADTTLGRALAAVLLQVSAFAYHLEELLRLESRGPPSEEGAEPPPPPPVSLFERKLRGLRVLRELAQWALRSSRDLRQLAKASPGSGSAPSPPNSP